CCGACCATCTTGCGGTTCGTGTCCACAACAGGCAGCAGTTCAATACCTTCCCATACCATCATGTGCGCTGCTGATGCTACCGAGGTCTGCGGCGTTACGGTTAGCGGACTTCGTGTCATGAGCTTTTCCACTGTTTGCAGAGAACCTGCTCCAACCATATCCTTGGACGTTACGACACCTATGATCCGGTTCCATTCGTCCACAACGGGAAATCGGCTGTAGCCGGTATCTTCGGAAAGCCGCTGCCAATCCTTCAGCGTACTGTTGGCTTTCAGGGCGTAAAGGGAAGCGCCGGATGCCAGAATGTCTTCTACCAGCATAATTTTCTTCTTAATTAAGCGATCATAAATCGCTCTGTTGATCATAGACGCAATCGTAAAAGTGTCATAACTACTGGAGATAATAGGAAGTTCCAGCTTGTCTGCAAGCTGCTTAACCTCGGAACTGGTATCAAAACCACCCGTAATCAAGACGCCCGCACCTTGCTCCAATGCACAGATATGAGCCCTGTTCCGGTTGCCGACGATCAACAGGCTGCCTGCCTCAATGTAACGCATCATAGCATCTTGCTCCATCGCACCGATGACGAACTTATGCAGCGTTTTGTGAAGACCGCGCGAGCCGCCGAGGACTTGTCCATCCACCATATTCACGACTTCTGCGAAAGTCAGTTTATCGATATTTTGCCGCAGCTTTTTCTCAACCCGGACGGTTCCGATCCGTTCTTTGGTTGAAACCAGACCTTGATTCTCTGCTTCCTTAATGGCGCGATAAGCGGTGCCTTCGCTGACTTCCATGTTCTTCGCAATCTTCCGAACGGAGATCCGGCTGCCAAGCTTGAGCGTCTCAATATAGCGCAAAATCTGTTCATGCTTCGTTAATGTATCTGCAGATTGTGAGTCCAAACTGTTACACCTCTCTTACTGGTCACTGTACTACTCTGTACTACTAGTATACGCGTTCCCAAGAGGAAGAACAATTGCAAGTGATGCTCCTGAATTTAAAAAAGACTTAGCCTGCGGCGGGGTCTTCAAGTCCATGCACCTTCGCAAGCCTTCTTACGAACTCAATAACCTTTATTCGGCCAAAATGACTCATTCTGAAAATCTAATGAATGCCAGATGCGCTATTTCAAGCAATTGATAACTATTCGGGCAATAAAGCACCGGGTAACGCCAATCCAGTTCATTACATTTCCAAAGTAGCCATTTCCTCTTCGATAAGCATCCTACAGTTCATTAGATACCACTCAAGACCGAAAACCTCCTAAGCAACAAGAGGCCTGCGGTGGACGTCAACAAAAAAGGTAGAACTCCTTAAATCCACCTTTATACTATTATTCTAAGAAAAGCGGTTTCGCCGCCCTGATAGATCAGTCTCTTCTTAGCGGCAAAACCTTGTAAGGGAACTAGGGGACGTTAATTAGGCAAAAAGTAGGGATGCGAGGGTAGTAGCGGAACTAAAGGGTCTTATTTCCACAAAAAGCGTTGAAATTCCCACGAAACAGCAAATTAACGTACTGTAGTTCCCTCAACCCTCTGATAATGACACTTTTGGCTCGAATAGCGCACCATAGTTCCCTTACGTCCGCACGAGGCAGCTGGAGCAACTCCGCGTTCACTCCATAACATAAAAACTCTATAATTTAAAAAAATCCAATCCTATTGGATTGGATGCTCTATTCACAGTATACCAAACATATGTTCGAAGTCAAAATAGAAATCTCTAATTTTTATCGTGTCGGTGATTGTGTTGGTGTTGGTGTTCGTGTTGGTGTTGGTGTTGGTGTTGGTGTTGGTGTTGGTGTTGGTGTTGGTGTTGGTGTTGGTGTTGGTGTTGGTGTTGGTGTTGGTGTTGGTGTTCGTGTTCGTGTTGGTGTTGGTGTTGGTGTCGGTGTCGGTGCCCTTATCCTTATCCTTACTTCCGAAATTGCAGCATTTTTCTGCGTCCCTGGACGAGCTGCTCCATTTGCCACTTTTTCATCCGTTTGATGCGGCTTAGTTCTTTGCGTTTTTCTTCATCAACGCCCAAAATTTGATGCAAGTGAGAAGCAATAACAAGAAGCGCCAAAGCGATCCAAATCACACTAAATATCATGGGCAATGATCCCATATCCGTTAAATTCAGTTGGGGAATAGAATAGAACAACATGCCAATCGCTAAGCTCATATACACCACATTTTTGAAGCCTTTCACCATGACCACACTCCTTTCACTTGGAAATCAAAGAACCTGTCTCCTACTCCATTCATTGTATGAGACAAGTTCTCGAGATATGAGTCCAAGCGTAAGATTAGCGATCTACTCCACTTCGAAGCCTTGCGTGCTCAGGAACGCTTTCATGTGCTCGCGCGGCCGCTGCGCTTTGGCCGCCATTTCTTTGGACCAGGTCGTATCGACTTTGCCGTCCGAGCGTACGTGCATATAGTCGCGGATGCTCTCGTCGTACTCGTCGACCGCGACTTTGTTATCCGTATACCGATTCTCATGGTATACGGCCTCAAGCGGCAGCCGCGGCCTTGGCAGCGGCTCTTGATCCGGCACGCCGATGCACATGCCGAAGACGGGGTACACCAGCTGCGGCAAGCCTAGCAGCGCGGAAACTTCGGCTGGCTTATTGCGCAGCCCGCCGATGTAGACCACGCCGAAGCCCAGCGACTCGGCCGCAACAGCGGCGTTCTGCGCAGCTAGTGCCGCATCGACAGTGGCAACGATGAAGTTCTCCGCATTACCGTTGACAGGCGTGTCGCCATGACGCTGAACAGCTTGCTCATAGCGATGCAAATCAGCGCACCAAACGAGAAATAGCGGACACTCGCTGACATAGGATTGATTGCCGGCCCATGCAGCCAATTGGCTCTTGAGCCCTTCGTCTGTGACATGGATAACACTGTAAGCTTGCATGTTGCTTGAGGTCGAAGCAGCTTGCGCCGACGCCAGAATCGCGTTCAACTGATCCTGACTTACGGGTTGATTCGTAAATTTACGAATCGAGCGGTGATTTTGCAGTAAAGAAATGATTTCATTCATCGTATAACAACCTTCCTTCTATAAAGTGCCTTATATGAGAAAGTCTCCAAGGGTATGGTCGACAGATCAACTGTATGCTCTATTCATTCGCTTGAGAGATTCAATTCTTCCCTCAGTTCAGCCACAATTTGGTATGATTTCAATCGTGCCTCATGGTCATAAATTTGTCCAGCAATAATCCACTCGTCAGCCTGCGTTTGCTGCTGAACCTGCTGCATCTTCGCGCGAATTGTCTCTCGGCTCCCGACAAGCGAATAGCTTAATTGCTGCTGAACGTACATTTTTTCTGTCTGTGTCCAAAGCTCCTCCATGCTGTCAACTGGAGGATTCAACAGTCCGGTACGCCCGCGGATAATATTCAGGAACTGCTGCAGCTGCGAAGTCGCCAGCTTCTGAGCCTCCTCGTCGGTATCCGCTGCGATGATGTTGATTCCTACCATTGCATAAGGCTTGCTGAGCACATCCGAAGGGCGGAAGCTGCTCC
Above is a genomic segment from Paenibacillus sp. HWE-109 containing:
- a CDS encoding DRTGG domain-containing protein, whose translation is MDSQSADTLTKHEQILRYIETLKLGSRISVRKIAKNMEVSEGTAYRAIKEAENQGLVSTKERIGTVRVEKKLRQNIDKLTFAEVVNMVDGQVLGGSRGLHKTLHKFVIGAMEQDAMMRYIEAGSLLIVGNRNRAHICALEQGAGVLITGGFDTSSEVKQLADKLELPIISSSYDTFTIASMINRAIYDRLIKKKIMLVEDILASGASLYALKANSTLKDWQRLSEDTGYSRFPVVDEWNRIIGVVTSKDMVGAGSLQTVEKLMTRSPLTVTPQTSVASAAHMMVWEGIELLPVVDTNRKMVGVLNRSDVLKAMQYIQKQPQNGETFEDLIWSGLEEVRDEKGALQFHGIITPQMTNHLGTVSEGVLTTLMTQAAYRIVQEHKKGDLVMDNMSTYFLKPLQIDSKIEIRPTIIEVSRKFGKIDVEIYHAGALVSKAMLTAQVI
- the nfsA gene encoding oxygen-insensitive NADPH nitroreductase; translation: MNEIISLLQNHRSIRKFTNQPVSQDQLNAILASAQAASTSSNMQAYSVIHVTDEGLKSQLAAWAGNQSYVSECPLFLVWCADLHRYEQAVQRHGDTPVNGNAENFIVATVDAALAAQNAAVAAESLGFGVVYIGGLRNKPAEVSALLGLPQLVYPVFGMCIGVPDQEPLPRPRLPLEAVYHENRYTDNKVAVDEYDESIRDYMHVRSDGKVDTTWSKEMAAKAQRPREHMKAFLSTQGFEVE